gcagaTTCCAAACTGCCCCATTTCTGAGATGCTCCTAAAgcgcaagaaaaaaaaatgaacaactgCTCCTAAggtattttttcctactcCCTCTGTGATGTCTTCTTCAAAGAGGTGAAGGTGATGATTTCCACTGCAGCGGGAGGTTCGCCTCTTTGCTAGGGATGCCCAGGAGGAGGTTACCTTCGTTCGAAGCGTCAAGGGGAAGCTTGCAAATGTGTGCCATAATTGTGCAGGATACACTTGGGGGTACCCCATGATCCTTTCATCCCCTCACATTTGCTAGTTGCCATACAATACGCTGCATCTTACGTTCCATTCGGCCACCCCTTTCCGCTGACCAATTTGCTTGCACTTttggcgagaaaaaaaaaaattacttgcCCTTTGGTGTATCCTTCTTCGCGCCCATCCCCTcatgcacaaaaatgaagtggaAGCGTTGAAGCGGCAGTGTGAAGGCGGCGTCAGACCAGCCCATCCGGTCGATGTTGCGTGGTGGACCTATCTTGGGGAATCccacaaattaaaaaatcctACAGCTGCCGCATAACAGCAAATGGACCACTTTTGATGAAGGCGCCTCCTGTGAGAAAATTCCCCCCCCTATGAAATAACGTCCAATTggtgctaatttttttcccctcaagGGAACTCGTTTGCTCTTATCTTAGCAACGCCTACACCGTGTTTGTCACCCCGTTGCACCCTTTACCACTCTTTAcacattttgatttttttttctttttaaaaaagttaatttttaaaagtgataGTCGTTGCaatgcacaaaaaatgcataaaaaaaaaaaaaaaaaataccccgCCTGGGCAGGCAGCTGCGCaagcgtatatatatatgcacgcatgcacacatatgtgAATGCATATGCGAACATACAAACTTGTATATGTATAACGTGACCGCAACGAAACAACCACGATGGGGCAAAGGTCTGGCACGTAATTCAAAAGATGTCATCTCCCTCATATGACGTGGTTTCCGCGTTGCCTTCGTTTTTTCATCCGGTGATTTTTGCCTAGCATGGGTAAGCGCGGCTACAGTATAGCCCTTTTGCGAAGCGGCAAATATATACCGCTACATACTTCTAATCTGCGAACCTGGGAATGTTTCTCAAACGAGTACTCGCACTAACAGGGGGAAATTTCTCCCCCACTCCACACAACAGCCCCTCACTTCCCACGGCGTTCTTACTACGCCGCTAGAAAATCCTGCCCATGTGACGCCCCTCAAATCATCTTTGCTTCGGTTTGGGGGTACTTCCCTCggtgaatttatttttcagttTCCTTCTCAACGTTTTAATATATCTACATCGGCCCGTTCCAAttgtgtttcttcttttggCTTTGACGGACCAGTTGAATCTTCTCTTCTTGGCGCTGGGGTACCCACATGAggcgcacttttttttttgcaggtGATAACTCCTTTTCCCACACCTTATGCAAAGGAAGTGGCTCTTTCCATTTCGCTTTCCAAATGACCCTGTTCCCTTTCCTGCCTTACCCATTGTTTACGCGGTGAAGAGGTGAAGAGGTGAAGAGGCGAAGCGGTAAATCGGTTAATCGGTTAAGCAGCGAGCTGTTGTAACGCGCTGACGGAAGTAAATTGTGCTCGTTTTACTTATATTCTCGTCAGTTGCATACAGAACGTGTACGCTTAATATAacttcgttttttattttttattttttttttattttttttttttacgaaactGAAAtaacttctccttctccgctTTCGCgcgtgggaaaaaaaaaaacctcgcctttttttttttttaacaatgcGCATACGAAATTGGtcaaaaagtaaattttttacggCGAAGGGTGAAAACGCTCATAACGGTTTTCATTggggtgattttttttttttttttaaaccttgCACTTGGTCCATGGAACGAACGCTCGCAAATGGATTTGCTACTATATGGGTATGTTATCTTGCGCATGGTTATGCCTACCTCTGCGCGGggcaaattatttttgcaaactgGTTGGGAGGGGTTACGGGAGGCGCTAAGTTTGATTGCGTGGGGATAACTCCCATGAGGGGGCTTATGTACGGGCTGGCCTTCTCACGGAGCGTAACGCAgcacatatttatatgtagtACATTTTTGCCTTACCGTTCGCTTTTTTCGCACCGTGGAAATGTGCCTTTTCCCCGCAAACCTGGTGTGCCTccgcatattttttctccccattcggggtgaaaaaagggggcaataTAGCGCTGCCCAGGTGATTATTTATTGCGCAACATTTTTCCCACTGTTTGGTTATACCTCAtttgttcttctcctcttctgATGAGCATAACATAAGCAGCACCCCGTCAGCTGTTCacatatgaacaaaattattacccCCCCAGAAGTGCAGCACCTACGTCATGCATATATTGTGGGATACCATTTGGTagcccccccaaaagggcaAATTTTTACGATGGCACGCATTCCGCATACACTGTCATTTTGGCACTGCGCCGAAGTACGCACCTTCTGTGGGTGGAGCACCTACTTCTTTTCAGCTGCGGCACCGCACcgttttatttacattttaaagccTGTTCATTACACCAGGGGGTTATATTCCTTAGCGCCCTCAAAATGGTGGAGGGGGGGGTAAAATAGCgcattatgtatataatatgccCCACCAGCCGCAACCCTCAAGTggaacgtttttttttttttcccctctgaAATGGTACCCAAAAGGGTACATATAAACGTATACATAAACTGTACAAATATACGTAAATTTCCATTTCGCGAAAAAAGCTGAGAAaagtaacttttttttttttttttttttttacgaagcGATTATTCCCATTTGGTCGACCAAATTGGCAACTCGCTTGACCCCTCCCCCTTAATCACTCGAGTAATTTGACtcacttaaattttttttttaaaaaaagtggggaaaaaaaaaataaaattatgaacaggttgcatattctttttctccaaaatggaaataaattGCTTCCCTTTTAATGGCCACATTTCTCACATCACGAAAAGGAACCCGTAGATTGAAAGGCGCGTTGAGTAGAATAACCCAGTGCAGTAAAATGGTGCAACGTTCCCAGGTTCACACTGATCTTTGGGGTGGCGCGCTTACGTTATTCCTATGCACAAATGACTGTTCTCCTGGGAGGCCCTTTTGCTAAGCAGCGTGGCGATGTACCAAGCACGTTACCACTTCTCTCAACGCAGCGGTAGCTCATTAAGGGGCAGCGAatagaaaaatgagaaaccAAAAGTTACAACCCTGCTGGGAACATCCCCTATTGACCACCTCACCCACCAACGAATACTAATGTGCAACAATCGCGATAGGTCAATCAGCCCTCCCCCCGAACTTAAAATTGCATGTCCCAACATTTGGCAATTTATCTTTGTTGTAGATACCCTCTTTTGATAAAAGGGGCTCCAAATGGATTCTATATTTCCAGCCCAGTGGAGTGACCCTTCTTTTAGCATTTCGCACCACCAACGTTTTAGCGTTTCACCCAAGTAAACGCAGGAGGGGCGTGTGCAAAGGGAAAGGCAAAacgaatggggaaaatacGACCGTTAAAAGGACAACGCGTGGTATGCGCAAAATATCTTAATTGACCAAAATTGTGAGGGTGACTCCACGGCTAATGCCTCATTGTTGgggaatgcaaaatggggaaagctGCACGgcggtaaaaataaaataaaataacccAAAAGATCCCTCCACAGGGGTTGTAGTATAGCTGCTCAGCAAAGCTACATTTTTGACCAACGCTGTGCCCTCTTTGCACACACGGCTAACGCAGCAGGTGCGCCGTTTGCACAGATTTACTGCTCCAGTTACACTTCTTTCAATTGGCGTCCATTTCGCGTTTCGGCATGGGGCATTTTACATGTCGCTTTGGCATATGCATGATGCACACGGGGATTGGCACAGTCGCAGATGggcaattttgcaaaaaaaaaaaaaaaatcaaaaaaaagcaaaaaaaagaaaaaaaaagaaaaaaaaaaaagcaaaaaaaaaagaaaaaaaaagaagaaaaaaaaagaagaaaaaaaaagaagaaaaaaaaaaaaaagtgaaaaaaaaaaaaaagtgaaaaaaaattaggcaaaaaaatgggccaaaAAATGGTGTCAAAAAAtttgggcaaaaaaataagccaCGAAATTGGGCCAAAGGGTGTGAAGCGGTCTATAACGCTCACGAAAGTGGTACTGCCCTAAAAGAGGGGCCTTCCCACCGCTTCTCTCCCTCTCtcacttttccttttcccccctctggcGAATTAAAAAACGTTTAACTTCCAACAGAACTGATCGTCGCGCTTCCTAAAAAGGGAGACGTTCTCCTTCATCAGCTTGTCTATGCACTCAGGAGGGGCATCCACGTTGGTCAGCTTTTTGCAAGAATCCATAATGTCCACGTAGGAGTACTTCTTCCTATTTTGCGTGTTGCCACTGGCCCCGTTGTCATTCGTCGCGATGCCTCCACTAGCGACGCCTCCGCTGGCCATGCCTCCGTTGACGAGGCCACCATTTACAGTCGCCTCCTccactttgtttttattctttGGGGCCTTCTTCTCATCCGAGTTGACTGCACCTTTGTCTTTATTAGTGGCAATTTTGTTGGCGAAACTTTTCTTGGCAGCCCCGATTCTTGGGGACACCCTATTGGAGTGATCCTTAACATCATTGCTACCcagttgctcattttttgaaagatAATCCTTCTTACTCTTCCTCTCCACGTTTACTACATCATCATGTTGGTTGTTACTTTCCTCACTCTTTTCTACGTCGGtgcattttccattttcctcttcattagGATTGCTCTCCTCATTGTGCTTCTCCTCGCAGGGGTCATTTTCAAAGCCGCTCTGCGCGAGGGGGTgcgcctcctcctcttcattcGCTTCGCAGGCTTCGCCCACCTCGAGCGGCTTCTTCCTCAGTTGCTGCGGATGGTCGGCCTGATTCCCCGCTTCGCTGCAATTGTCATCCTCTTTCAGCTTCGCACCGGCCTTCCTCCTCTCGTCCTTCATCTTGGCAACCTCGTTGCTGGTCAAATCTGCAAAAAGAGCAGTCGCAGCAGCCGAAGCAACCGCAGCAACCGCGGCATCCTTCTtattttcgccttttttctctccgtTTTTCCTTgcgccgttttttttattgtaataatttttgccACTCTTCTTGTCAAGCGCTTTGCTTTCACCCTTCCCCAGCACGCTGTTACTACCGTTGCTGTCGTACCTCACGAGGGAGTCCTTTTTGCTGAGCTTGTTGCTGCCGCTCTTGCTGTACTCGCCGTTCGTCTTCATGGCGCTCTTATTATTACTGCTGCAGTTGTTGCCGCTGCCGCCGCCGCTTCCGGTGCTGCCTCCATTTGCGCTGCTGCCGCCGCCGTTCCCGCCGCTTGCACCGCTCCCATGACTGGTGGTGTTCGCCGCGCCGTTGCCGCCACCCCCATTGGTGCCATTTCTATTGTTGCCACTACTCCcgttgctgttgctgctggCACCGTGGCCGTTATTGTTCCCgctgttattattattattgttattatttccGTTGTACGCGCTGCTGTTGCagttgctgctgctcctgctTCGGTTGTTCTTCCCTCCGCTGCCTCCGTTTTCGTTGGCGCCGCCCCGGTTGTTCTTACTATTGGCGTTGCTGCCCGTGACCGCCGCGCCCATCGAGCCTTTTCCACTATCGGCATCCTTCCCTCCTTTGTTCATTCGGTTGTGATGGTGTGATGTAGCCAAACCACTAGTGGCCATTCCCCCCTTCTCATTCGGTCCCTCCATGTGATGGAACTTCCTCACATCATCCAGGTACTTGTCACCCTTGCCGTTGACTCCCCCCTCATGAAAAGCACCGTTGTGCTGATTGTTACTATGGGGGGTGTTACTATGGGGGGTGTTACTATGGGGGGTGTTACTATGGGGGGTGTTACCGTGCTGATTGCCACCGTGCTGATTGCCACCGTGCTGGTTACCCCCGTGCATGTTGCTGCCGTACATGTGGCTGTACATGTTACTAAACACGTTGCCGTAATTACCGTACGCATTGGCGTAGTAGCCGGACGGGTTGTTAGCCGCTCCGCCCGCAGCTCCCTGGGAGGCTCCCGCATTTAGCGAGCCAGGCATAGAGGCaatgttaaaattattgtCGCTGACTCTTCCCATATTGTTACCGTCACCTCCTCCCCTGaagaatttcccccctttgttgtTATTATAACTGTGCTTGCTCTTCATATCGTTCACCTGACCATATGCATTCGAATACATGTTGTAACCCCCCCCGAAGGAATCACACGAAGTGACATTCTGGTACATGTTATACCCTGCGTTGCTCATgccataattataataattcaaatagGCGTCGTAGTTCGAGGCAGCATTGCTGGCTGAGTTGCCGTGCCCATAGAGGCTGCTGTCATAGCCATTCATCGCGTTGGGCAGATAATACATGTTGTGAAAATTCATATACTGCTTGGGCCCCATGGGCATGCCTGAACCAGCCATCATATTTAAATGGCTACCACTTGCCGTTCCTGTGATGCTCCCGTTGGACGTCGCCGTCGCTGCGTTGTTGGTGGTGCTCGAACCCCCGGCCacggtggaggaggaagaagccatGGGCGGCACACCATTCGGGGTGGACGAATTTAGAGAGCCAATTACTCCAGACGAGATGGACCCACTACCAACGCCCGTACCTGCGGCACTACCGCCATGTGTGCTTCCGCCATTCATAGCGGCACCACTCACCCCGTTGATGACACCTCTTCCGCTCGTCCCCATGGCAGACGCGTTCGCGCCACTGCCCCCGCTAGCTGTGCCAGAAGTAGTACCGGCAGCACCAGAAGCAGTACCGTTCGCGGCAGCGGCACCAGTGAGGGTGTTCACCTGACTGCTGCCACTCACATTGTTGCTGCTGCCCATCACGGTGCCCACCGACTTGAAAATGTTATTCTCTATAATGTTCTGTATCCTCTGGGTGGTCTTAATTCGAACGTTTAActttttatcatttacaGATTTGGTCTTCAAATATTTCGCAAGAGCCTCGGTCTTCTTCTCATTCCTTAGGGTGATGAAGATGGTGTTGTTCACGTCGTTCCTCACACTCAGGACGTCCGTCGGCTGGATGTTGGGGCTGCTCAACACGATGCTTTTTACCGTATTGATGTAGTGCGAACTGATGTCCCTTACGATGATTACGTTTCGTTTGTTATTCAAGTTCAGCAGGAAGTTTTTGTTGTCCTCTTCGAAGGCGATCTTAAGGCTGCTGGGCACGTCGGCTGAGCCTTTCACTACACCTTTATCGTTACTGCCACCCTCGATGCCTTTGCTCTTTCCTGCAGGAGTGGAGGAACTACTCCCTCCCACTGCATCCTTcgcttcctccaccgcttcctccaccgctcccTCCGCAACAGTGCCGCCTTTCCCATTTGCCTCTGTCGCGTCGGACTCCACCACGTTGTCCTCCCTCTTAAGGGAAGAAGCGTCCTTCGCCGAACCCTCCGCGTTCGCGCCATCGGCTGGTGGTGCGACGACTTtaacttcttctcct
This genomic window from Plasmodium vivax chromosome 1, whole genome shotgun sequence contains:
- a CDS encoding hypothetical protein, conserved (encoded by transcript PVX_087865A) translates to MNISRENSSKENNGNGASSKKAAKNSGTAKGSDEKVKDSGSVGEEKCGERSNGLEQNQNEKSQAKCVASVKKEEDGGTSKGDELKAEEGNQDDSNQKDDKEEDKKKKKKNNKLPNVESIDNGSGAARKKESQCAEGGSVEKGKAEEGNNASVVITNDNVSGVGVGVGKSAPAQGHGKGVKEKKFGNKPDKGDPSGSSAYYNSFNANNDWRSSKNNSSNGGNHGSSNHGGNLDGAKNNGVMYQYAKGNSMNGEHPASRDKQSDYNSAAAKDPNKKRNFVKSDSKNFDGGYGGNANNGGANNGGANHGGANNGNVGGYPGKANYKYDYKNSKNGYNMKGGKNYKVPPPSALSSNVSGNGSGNVSGNASGNFNANYNASYNANYNTNYNASYNANFNANFNANYNANFSANFSGVGGNSHNGSSLNYDGFNNHGSSNNPGDGMVMDPMSNMVMYNNSNSNYNYLPNYGCNYPYSYYVDENDGKSVEASNYYSSSKVYGGAASSGGGAATGSSAGVASGGAANGGAANGGAASGGAASGGGTGGGVSGTTPPAAASTSATASAGSSAATTGAVGPDGYNNDGNYDARFNYNNMVNDFYNYLPFNYYYYNMNSMYFGGSNYNANAHSPYHDGLKNRKGKKYLYEKNKKKNYKNMTSSNMYSEIKNRVIEIFRRENIMTDDYLLYFMYNNVKLSIDVIAKHPYISPLVSSNAQNNTAILANVLNDLKCINLGKKEGSGGDADKAVEDKAVADKAVADKAVADKAVADKAVADKAVADKAVADKAVADKAVADKAVADKAVADKAVADPDAAALQGATPQVVTTNGNGTTNGAGVSDPSSVQDGEEKQQQRGGEPDKGEEVKVVAPPADGANAEGSAKDASSLKREDNVVESDATEANGKGGTVAEGAVEEAVEEAKDAVGGSSSSTPAGKSKGIEGGSNDKGVVKGSADVPSSLKIAFEEDNKNFLLNLNNKRNVIIVRDISSHYINTVKSIVLSSPNIQPTDVLSVRNDVNNTIFITLRNEKKTEALAKYLKTKSVNDKKLNVRIKTTQRIQNIIENNIFKSVGTVMGSSNNVSGSSQVNTLTGAAAANGTASGAAGTTSGTASGGSGANASAMGTSGRGVINGVSGAAMNGGSTHGGSAAGTGVGSGSISSGVIGSLNSSTPNGVPPMASSSSTVAGGSSTTNNAATATSNGSITGTASGSHLNMMAGSGMPMGPKQYMNFHNMYYLPNAMNGYDSSLYGHGNSASNAASNYDAYLNYYNYGMSNAGYNMYQNVTSCDSFGGGYNMYSNAYGQVNDMKSKHSYNNNKGGKFFRGGGDGNNMGRVSDNNFNIASMPGSLNAGASQGAAGGAANNPSGYYANAYGNYGNVFSNMYSHMYGSNMHGGNQHGGNQHGGNQHGNTPHSNTPHSNTPHSNTPHSNNQHNGAFHEGGVNGKGDKYLDDVRKFHHMEGPNEKGGMATSGLATSHHHNRMNKGGKDADSGKGSMGAAVTGSNANSKNNRGGANENGGSGGKNNRSRSSSNCNSSAYNGNNNNNNNNSGNNNGHGASSNSNGSSGNNRNGTNGGGGNGAANTTSHGSGASGGNGGGSSANGGSTGSGGGSGNNCSSNNKSAMKTNGEYSKSGSNKLSKKDSLVRYDSNGSNSVLGKGESKALDKKSGKNYYNKKNGARKNGEKKGENKKDAAVAAVASAAATALFADLTSNEVAKMKDERRKAGAKLKEDDNCSEAGNQADHPQQLRKKPLEVGEACEANEEEEAHPLAQSGFENDPCEEKHNEESNPNEEENGKCTDVEKSEESNNQHDDVVNVERKSKKDYLSKNEQLGSNDVKDHSNRVSPRIGAAKKSFANKIATNKDKGAVNSDEKKAPKNKNKVEEATVNGGLVNGGMASGGVASGGIATNDNGASGNTQNRKKYSYVDIMDSCKKLTNVDAPPECIDKLMKENVSLFRKRDDQFCWKLNVF
- a CDS encoding 60S ribosomal protein L37, putative (encoded by transcript PVX_087860A) gives rise to the protein MGKAGKGTGSFGKRNGKSHFLCIRCGKRSYHLQKKKCASCGYPSAKKRRFNWSVKAKRRNTIGTGRCRYIKTLRRKLKNKFTEGSTPKPKQR